A genomic stretch from Caulobacter sp. FWC2 includes:
- a CDS encoding ABC transporter ATP-binding protein, which produces MSAAIETEGLSRRFGPHLAVDGVSMTVPEQAVYGFLGRNGAGKTTTLKMVLGLIRPSAGTARVCGLDVARDRIGAARKVGALLEAHGFYGNLTGRENLALTTTLLGCPASEIDRVLEVVEMRPDAGRKVAGYSLGMRQRLGLARAMLGAPPVLVLDEPTNGLDPDGIADMRRFLRALPERTGATVLLSSHLLGEIEQTATHVGVVNDGRLVLEGELSRLKADLAPEIVLRTGDDARAAALLRGHGLNVRVADSLTVALDAGDAVDPAVAGLTALLVEAAVPVFAIGPRAQSLEDIYRRVAVPTPRQAEAA; this is translated from the coding sequence ATGTCCGCAGCCATCGAGACCGAAGGCTTGTCCCGTCGTTTCGGCCCCCACCTGGCCGTCGACGGCGTGTCGATGACCGTGCCCGAGCAGGCCGTGTACGGCTTCCTGGGCCGCAACGGCGCGGGCAAGACCACGACACTGAAGATGGTGCTGGGCCTGATCCGTCCGAGCGCCGGAACCGCGCGGGTCTGCGGCCTGGACGTCGCCCGCGACCGCATCGGCGCGGCGCGCAAGGTCGGGGCCCTGCTGGAGGCGCACGGCTTCTATGGCAACCTGACCGGCCGGGAGAACCTGGCCTTGACCACGACCCTGCTGGGCTGCCCCGCCAGCGAGATCGACCGGGTGCTGGAGGTGGTCGAGATGCGCCCCGACGCTGGGCGAAAGGTCGCCGGATACTCCCTGGGGATGCGCCAGCGCCTGGGCCTGGCCCGCGCCATGCTGGGCGCGCCGCCGGTGCTGGTGCTGGACGAGCCGACCAATGGCCTGGACCCCGACGGCATCGCCGACATGCGCCGCTTCCTGCGCGCCCTGCCCGAGCGCACCGGCGCGACCGTGCTGCTGTCCAGCCACCTGCTGGGCGAGATCGAGCAGACCGCCACCCATGTCGGCGTGGTCAATGACGGCCGGCTCGTGCTGGAGGGCGAGCTTTCGCGCCTGAAGGCCGACCTCGCGCCGGAGATCGTCCTGCGCACCGGAGACGACGCGCGGGCCGCGGCGCTGCTGCGCGGCCACGGCCTGAACGTCCGCGTCGCCGACAGCCTGACCGTGGCCCTGGACGCCGGCGACGCCGTCGACCCGGCCGTAGCCGGGCTCACCGCCCTGCTGGTCGAGGCCGCCGTCCCGGTCTTCGCCATTGGTCCCCGCGCCCAGTCGCTGGAGGACATCTATCGCCGCGTCGCCGTTCCCACTCCCCGTCAAGCCGAGGCCGCCTGA
- a CDS encoding DUF2975 domain-containing protein, which yields MSAKDVEKFRRMCRQFRWLAVFMVVSVGLLLALMAWGFPLLYALVKHRPLRPDIMLAVTIQNAPVACYLFGVWSIGRAMGQIAKGRLIQAALPSALRRVGLALGVGGVASVFIVSNLMRLVGLTKGSYLNFDVAGMTLGMIGGALFLLGRVMDQALAAQAELDEMI from the coding sequence ATGAGCGCCAAGGACGTCGAAAAATTCCGCCGCATGTGCCGCCAGTTCCGCTGGCTGGCGGTGTTCATGGTCGTCAGCGTCGGCCTGCTGCTGGCCCTGATGGCCTGGGGATTTCCGCTGCTCTACGCCCTGGTGAAGCACAGACCGCTGCGGCCGGACATCATGCTGGCGGTGACGATCCAGAACGCCCCGGTCGCCTGCTATCTGTTCGGCGTGTGGTCGATCGGCCGGGCCATGGGCCAGATCGCCAAGGGACGACTGATCCAGGCCGCCCTACCCTCGGCCCTGCGCCGGGTGGGCCTGGCCCTCGGCGTCGGCGGCGTGGCTAGCGTCTTCATCGTCAGCAACCTGATGCGGCTGGTCGGCTTGACCAAGGGCAGCTATCTGAACTTCGACGTGGCCGGCATGACGCTGGGCATGATCGGCGGCGCCCTCTTCCTGCTGGGCCGGGTCATGGACCAGGCCCTGGCGGCGCAGGCCGAACTCGACGAGATGATCTGA
- a CDS encoding helix-turn-helix transcriptional regulator encodes MPVRVTLDALIVAKGLKARDLAQEVGLSETQLSLFRSGKVKGIRFRTLARLCAALGCKPGDLLDYAFDPSDLTAPDDGD; translated from the coding sequence ATGCCCGTTCGCGTCACCCTGGACGCCCTGATCGTCGCCAAGGGCCTCAAAGCCCGCGACCTGGCCCAGGAGGTCGGTCTCAGCGAGACCCAGCTGTCCCTGTTCCGCTCGGGCAAGGTCAAGGGCATCCGCTTCCGCACCCTGGCGCGGCTGTGCGCGGCCCTGGGCTGCAAGCCGGGCGACCTGCTGGACTACGCGTTCGACCCGTCCGACCTGACCGCGCCCGACGACGGCGACTGA
- a CDS encoding S9 family peptidase, producing the protein MSFVLSLVAAAALQAAAPATPSVHGYGALTLAPGGKRLAAIESAETVGTASDSRAAIVIRSAKGEITGRFDPCQTCRYGGPAWSADGQKLAFIGSDMRAGAATLFVIEGDKVRAAATVKGVASTPRWAPNGQSIAMLATVGARKQTGATQAGVRQVGEIGVAGAIDEQRIAFVPTAGGDVTFASPDDTFVYEYDWTPDSKGFVGTAAKGDGDNNWWVASLQAFGTDGASRVIAAPKMQLNAPRVSPDGKSVAFIGGLMSDFGAVGGDVWTVPLAGGQPTNLTEGYKGTFTSLYWTAKGPMASAILGGDSAIARIDPAGGAKVTLMARGEVSYSAGDGRVSFDPSGKLAATVVDSFAKAPQILLGAPEALKPITHDNDALTANYIGKSVTWKNEGFDVQGWLQAPAKVEPGKTYPMVVIVHGGPSSAVTSRFGSSGTVYDLLKAGYYVFQPNPRGSFGQGEAFKTSNRRDFGGGDLRDILAGVDAVEKIAPVDDKRLGVFGHSYGGYMTMWTVTHSQRFKAAVAGAGIANWISYYGQNGIDQWMVPFFGDTAYNDPAIYDKLSPIRTIKDAKTPTFIYVGERDVETPAAQSMEFWHGLKAMNVETSLVIYQDEGHGIRRPENRTDLTNRIVGWFNSHLGS; encoded by the coding sequence ATGTCGTTCGTGCTCTCCCTGGTCGCTGCAGCGGCCCTGCAGGCGGCCGCGCCCGCTACTCCCTCGGTCCATGGCTATGGCGCCCTGACGCTGGCTCCCGGCGGCAAGCGCCTGGCGGCCATCGAGAGCGCCGAGACCGTCGGCACGGCGTCCGACAGCCGCGCCGCCATCGTCATCCGCTCGGCCAAGGGCGAGATCACCGGCCGCTTCGATCCCTGCCAGACCTGCCGCTATGGCGGTCCGGCCTGGTCGGCCGATGGCCAGAAGCTGGCCTTTATCGGCTCGGACATGCGGGCCGGCGCGGCGACCCTGTTCGTGATTGAGGGCGACAAGGTCCGCGCCGCCGCGACCGTGAAGGGCGTGGCGAGCACGCCGCGCTGGGCGCCGAACGGCCAGTCGATCGCCATGCTCGCCACGGTTGGCGCGCGCAAGCAGACCGGCGCCACCCAGGCCGGCGTGCGCCAGGTCGGCGAAATCGGCGTCGCCGGCGCGATCGACGAGCAGCGCATCGCCTTCGTTCCGACCGCGGGCGGCGACGTGACATTCGCCTCGCCCGACGACACCTTCGTCTACGAGTACGATTGGACGCCGGATTCCAAGGGCTTCGTCGGCACGGCCGCCAAGGGCGACGGCGACAACAACTGGTGGGTCGCCAGCCTGCAGGCCTTCGGGACCGACGGCGCCAGCCGCGTGATCGCCGCGCCGAAGATGCAGCTGAACGCCCCGCGCGTGTCGCCGGACGGCAAGTCGGTGGCCTTCATCGGCGGCCTGATGAGCGACTTCGGCGCGGTCGGCGGCGACGTCTGGACCGTGCCGCTCGCGGGCGGCCAGCCGACCAACCTGACCGAGGGCTACAAGGGCACCTTCACCAGCCTGTACTGGACCGCCAAGGGCCCGATGGCCTCGGCCATCCTGGGCGGCGACAGCGCCATCGCCCGCATCGACCCGGCCGGCGGGGCCAAGGTCACGCTGATGGCGCGCGGCGAGGTCAGCTATTCGGCTGGCGACGGCCGCGTCTCGTTCGACCCCAGCGGCAAGCTGGCGGCAACGGTCGTCGACTCGTTCGCCAAGGCGCCCCAGATCCTGCTGGGCGCGCCGGAGGCGCTGAAGCCCATCACCCACGACAACGACGCCCTGACCGCCAACTACATCGGCAAGAGCGTCACCTGGAAGAACGAGGGCTTCGACGTCCAGGGCTGGCTGCAAGCCCCGGCTAAGGTCGAGCCGGGCAAGACCTATCCGATGGTCGTCATCGTCCACGGCGGCCCGTCCTCGGCCGTGACCTCGCGCTTCGGCTCCAGCGGCACGGTCTATGACCTGCTGAAGGCCGGCTACTACGTGTTCCAGCCCAATCCGCGCGGCAGCTTCGGCCAGGGCGAGGCCTTCAAGACCAGCAACCGCCGCGACTTCGGCGGCGGCGACCTGCGCGACATCCTGGCCGGCGTGGACGCGGTCGAGAAGATCGCCCCGGTCGACGACAAGCGCCTGGGCGTGTTCGGCCACAGCTACGGCGGCTACATGACCATGTGGACGGTGACCCACAGCCAGCGCTTCAAGGCCGCCGTGGCCGGCGCCGGCATCGCCAACTGGATCAGCTATTATGGCCAGAACGGCATCGACCAGTGGATGGTCCCGTTCTTCGGCGACACCGCCTACAACGACCCGGCGATCTACGACAAGCTGTCGCCGATCCGCACGATCAAGGACGCCAAGACCCCGACCTTCATCTATGTCGGCGAACGCGACGTCGAGACCCCGGCGGCCCAGTCGATGGAGTTCTGGCACGGCCTGAAAGCCATGAACGTCGAGACCTCTCTGGTCATCTACCAGGACGAAGGCCACGGCATCCGCCGGCCGGAGAACCGCACCGACCTGACCAACCGCATCGTGGGCTGGTTCAATTCGCACCTGGGGTCGTAG
- a CDS encoding FadR/GntR family transcriptional regulator, whose product MRTQPGTSLTYSLVEALGQAIVTGEFVAAGFPTEAEVSKRFGASRTVTREAVKMLTAKGLLSARPRHGTVVEPEAEWNMLDPDVLRWLLERKFSLRLLTEFTEMRLGLEPAAAALAARNADEAGLEEIRRGLRRMKAAARGEDDALAADIAFHIAILSATQNPFYRELHELVNTALRISIRFTNRIKGRTASIPSHEDVAEAIIARDADKASAAMREIILDVLELVRSASDLAASDLAASPDAVTG is encoded by the coding sequence ATGCGCACACAGCCCGGCACCAGCTTGACCTACTCGCTTGTCGAAGCGCTCGGTCAGGCCATCGTCACGGGCGAGTTCGTTGCCGCAGGATTTCCGACGGAAGCCGAAGTCTCCAAGCGCTTCGGCGCCAGCCGAACGGTGACGCGTGAGGCGGTGAAGATGCTGACGGCCAAGGGCCTGCTCAGCGCCCGCCCCCGGCATGGCACCGTGGTCGAGCCGGAAGCCGAGTGGAACATGCTCGATCCCGACGTGCTGCGTTGGCTGCTGGAGCGCAAGTTCTCGCTGCGCCTGCTGACCGAGTTCACAGAGATGCGCCTGGGACTGGAGCCCGCCGCCGCGGCGCTGGCCGCTCGCAACGCCGATGAGGCGGGACTCGAGGAAATCCGCCGGGGCCTGCGCCGGATGAAGGCCGCGGCCAGGGGCGAGGATGACGCGCTGGCCGCCGACATCGCCTTCCACATCGCCATCCTCAGCGCGACGCAGAACCCGTTCTACCGCGAGCTCCACGAGCTGGTGAACACGGCGCTGCGGATCTCCATCCGCTTCACCAACCGCATCAAGGGCCGGACGGCGTCGATCCCCTCGCACGAGGATGTGGCCGAGGCGATCATCGCCCGCGACGCCGACAAGGCTTCGGCCGCCATGCGCGAGATCATCCTCGACGTTCTCGAACTCGTACGCTCGGCTTCGGACCTGGCCGCGTCGGACCTAGCCGCGTCGCCGGACGCCGTCACGGGGTAG
- a CDS encoding Gfo/Idh/MocA family protein, producing the protein MTGIKIGIVGVGKIARDQHIPSLAADPDWALAAVASRAHVDVGVPAFPSLEAMLEQGPTIDAVALCTPPQVRWRTAVAALNAGKHVFLEKPPGVSVGEVRDLAALAADNKVTLFTSWHSRFAAGVPTAKAWLADRRIRRVDIQWREDVRRWHPGQTWIWEAGGLGVFDPGINALSILTEIMPREVFVTGAALDIPANVQSPVAAHIEMTDLDATTISADFDFLQTGPQTWSIEIETDTEKLCLSLGGAVLDIGGRRIVEAADTEYPGLYRRFSALIRSGQSDIDVRPLALVADAFLLGRRTLVEPFVE; encoded by the coding sequence ATGACCGGGATAAAAATTGGCATTGTCGGCGTCGGCAAGATCGCGCGTGACCAGCATATTCCGTCCCTGGCGGCGGACCCCGACTGGGCGCTGGCGGCCGTGGCCAGCCGCGCCCACGTCGATGTCGGCGTACCGGCCTTTCCATCGCTCGAAGCCATGCTCGAGCAGGGCCCGACCATCGACGCGGTCGCGCTGTGTACGCCGCCGCAGGTTCGCTGGCGGACCGCCGTGGCGGCCTTGAACGCCGGCAAGCATGTCTTCCTGGAGAAGCCGCCCGGCGTGAGCGTTGGCGAAGTGCGCGACCTCGCCGCGCTCGCCGCCGACAACAAGGTGACGCTCTTCACAAGCTGGCATTCGCGGTTCGCCGCGGGCGTTCCGACCGCCAAGGCCTGGCTCGCGGATCGCCGCATCCGCCGGGTCGACATCCAGTGGCGAGAAGACGTGCGGCGCTGGCATCCCGGGCAGACCTGGATCTGGGAAGCCGGCGGACTCGGCGTTTTCGATCCGGGCATCAACGCCCTGTCGATCCTGACCGAAATCATGCCGCGTGAGGTGTTCGTCACCGGCGCGGCCCTGGACATACCGGCGAACGTCCAAAGCCCGGTCGCGGCCCATATCGAGATGACGGACCTCGACGCCACGACGATCAGCGCGGATTTCGACTTCCTGCAGACCGGTCCTCAGACCTGGAGCATCGAGATCGAGACGGACACGGAAAAACTGTGCCTGTCGCTGGGCGGAGCGGTGCTCGATATCGGCGGCCGGCGGATCGTGGAGGCGGCGGACACCGAATATCCCGGCCTGTATCGTCGTTTCAGCGCGCTGATCCGAAGCGGCCAGTCAGATATCGACGTGAGGCCCCTGGCCCTGGTCGCAGACGCCTTTCTGCTTGGCCGCCGAACCCTGGTCGAGCCGTTCGTCGAATAG
- a CDS encoding family 43 glycosylhydrolase, translated as MKLLTFALAAFLAGPALAGEPISPRFNADPSPHVFRSGYYLYATDDASNSGTYWDSTTWRLYTSKDFKTWKDGGAFLGVSVFSWARPDAKAWAPDAAYRNGKYYFYAPVGGDKIGVAVADRPEGPFKDAIGAPLVDKARDANTGAEPIDPQVLIDDDGQAYMVFGCREPKIVKLGKDMVSLAGPIEDLVVTGLPSDDPKKKFGEAPFIHKRQGLYYFSFSTGWPGQIVYATSKSPMGPYAYRGVILDYRTISTNHQAIIEAEGRTWLFYHDNLLPGGGDHRRSIAIEPLRYGADGAIEEVRPKPKP; from the coding sequence ATGAAGCTTCTCACGTTCGCCCTGGCGGCGTTTCTGGCCGGTCCGGCGCTGGCCGGCGAGCCGATCAGCCCGCGTTTCAACGCCGACCCGTCGCCCCACGTCTTCAGGTCCGGCTACTATCTCTACGCCACCGACGACGCGTCCAACTCGGGAACGTACTGGGACTCGACCACCTGGCGGCTCTACACCTCCAAGGACTTCAAGACCTGGAAGGACGGCGGCGCGTTCCTGGGCGTTTCGGTATTTTCGTGGGCCAGGCCCGACGCCAAGGCGTGGGCGCCGGACGCGGCCTATCGCAATGGAAAATACTATTTCTACGCGCCGGTGGGCGGCGACAAAATCGGGGTGGCCGTCGCTGACCGCCCCGAGGGGCCCTTCAAGGACGCTATCGGCGCGCCCCTGGTCGATAAGGCGCGCGACGCCAACACCGGCGCCGAGCCGATCGACCCGCAGGTGCTGATCGACGACGACGGCCAAGCCTACATGGTCTTCGGCTGCCGCGAGCCCAAGATCGTCAAGCTGGGCAAGGACATGGTCAGCCTGGCCGGACCGATCGAGGACCTGGTCGTGACGGGCCTTCCCTCCGACGACCCCAAGAAGAAATTTGGCGAGGCGCCGTTCATCCATAAGCGCCAGGGGCTGTACTATTTCAGCTTCTCGACCGGCTGGCCGGGCCAGATCGTCTACGCCACGTCCAAGTCCCCGATGGGACCCTACGCCTATCGCGGCGTGATCCTGGACTATCGGACCATCTCCACCAACCACCAGGCGATCATCGAGGCCGAGGGGCGGACGTGGCTGTTCTACCACGACAATCTGCTGCCCGGCGGCGGCGACCATCGCCGTTCTATCGCCATCGAGCCCCTGCGCTATGGCGCGGATGGCGCGATCGAGGAGGTGCGGCCCAAGCCCAAACCCTAG